From Saccharomyces kudriavzevii IFO 1802 strain IFO1802 genome assembly, chromosome: 13, a single genomic window includes:
- the UBX2 gene encoding Ubx2p (similar to Saccharomyces cerevisiae UBX2 (YML013W); ancestral locus Anc_5.543), with protein sequence MPVVNHEGSEFHLSHTEEDKLNEFQVITDFPPEDLPDVVKLLRNHGWQLEPALSRYFDGEWKNGSEEVMREATHTPSRVADSLAPPVLGPRPLSFTTSLPVVRPLPANFRHDFRTIGLNGRSNTVWSMFESFSYDGNPFLFVLLLIPRIINRLSATIFTFFCTLLSLHSMSGGGSSDKPKISKVPKAPTRETHIPVAEVLGDTKDKDEFCQLKSFDPDISFNEALRIAKEEFKFILLVLVGDTCDADADADAVDVNSRLLLEKILLNKKTVQYLRKIDDELIIYLKCVQELEPWLIAQQLGVRNTPEIYLIANVSNKTSHSETVSSQRLSILSKLRINSLNKFLQSLTNAVERYSPELVVNRTEMHELRMSREIKKLQEDAYMKSLEMDRVKAIEREKSLKLAQDLKLKSTGQQLNWLKACVDELQPLETTEAQTTLQFRTSSGKRFIKKFPSMTTLYQIYRSIGCHIYLEVYSSDRAEWVSALQEKISQLAADDGVLCFKHEQLHTSTTTTITADELGDIINNELASFDLEQGKLEFNFELVSPFPKYTVHPDEEISVGQVLQLWPNGSLLVEAFVEEEEEEEGEKQ encoded by the coding sequence ATGCCAGTAGTCAATCATGAAGGTAGCGAGTTCCATCTCTCGCACACGGAGGAGGACAAGTTGAACGAGTTCCAGGTCATCACGGATTTCCCCCCAGAGGACTTGCCAGATGTGGTGAAACTGCTGAGGAACCACGGTTGGCAGTTAGAGCCTGCACTGAGCAGGTATTTCGATGGGGAATGGAAGAATGGTTCCGAAGAGGTGATGAGGGAGGCCACGCATACGCCCTCGCGCGTAGCGGATAGCTTGGCTCCACCGGTGTTGGGCCCCAGACCCTTGTCATTTACAACTTCATTGCCCGTCGTCAGACCTTTGCCGGCAAACTTCCGTCATGATTTCAGGACCATTGGGTTGAACGGGCGCTCCAACACAGTGTGGTCTATGTTCGAATCTTTCAGTTATGATGGTAACCCCTTTCTTTTCGTATTGCTGTTGATCCCGCGAATAATTAATAGGTTGTCTGCCACGATATTCACGTTCTTCTGCACTCTATTGTCTTTGCATTCGATGAGTGGTGGCGGCAGCTCAGACAAGCCCAAGATCTCCAAAGTCCCCAAAGCACCTACCAGAGAAACCCACATCCCGGTCGCTGAAGTACTGGGCGATACGAAAGACAAGGACGAATTTTGTCAACTGAAAAGCTTCGACCCGGACATCTCCTTCAATGAAGCATTGCGCATTGCAAAAGAGGAGTTTAAATTTATCTTGCTCGTCCTGGTGGGCGATACGTGCGACGCCGACGCTGACGCTGACGCCGTAGATGTTAACTCTAGGTTactattggaaaaaattctgTTGAATAAAAAGACCGTACAGTACCTGCGCAAGATTGACGATGAGCTCATCATTTATTTGAAGTGCGTCCAAGAGTTGGAACCTTGGCTGATCGCTCAGCAGCTGGGTGTCAGAAACACACCAGAAATATATCTCATTGCAAACGTGTCTAACAAGACTTCCCACTCAGAAACCGTGTCTTCACAAAGGCTTTCCATTCTCAGCAAATTGAGGATTAATTCGTTGAACAAGTTTTTACAGTCGTTGACAAATGCGGTGGAAAGATACAGCCCAGAATTAGTTGTTAACAGAACAGAAATGCACGAACTACGGATGTCAAgggaaatcaaaaaactgCAGGAGGACGCATACATGAAATCACTTGAAATGGACAGAGTCAAAGCCAtagaaagggaaaagagCCTGAAACTAGCGCAAGACTTGAAGTTGAAGTCGACTGGCCAGCAATTAAACTGGTTAAAGGCCTGCGTTGACGAACTTCAGCCTTTGGAGACTACAGAAGCCCAAACTACTCTGCAATTCAGAACCTCGAGTGGTAAAAGattcatcaaaaagttCCCTTCTATGACCACGCTTTACCAAATCTACCGATCCATCGGATGCCACATATACCTCGAAGTATACTCCAGCGACCGTGCCGAATGGGTCAGCGCCCTTCAGGAGAAGATAAGCCAGTTGGCCGCAGACGATGGTGTGCTCTGCTTCAAACACGAGCAACTCCATACAAGCACTACTACCACTATTACTGCCGATGAGCTCGGTGACATCATCAACAACGAGCTTGCCTCTTTCGATCTCGAGCAAGGTAAACTCGAATTCAACTTCGAGTTGGTGTCGCCTTTCCCTAAGTACACCGTGCATCCCGACGAAGAGATATCTGTGGGCCAAGTGCTCCAATTATGGCCCAACGGCAGTCTTTTAGTGGAAGcttttgttgaagaagaagaagaagaagaaggtgaGAAACAATGA
- the ERV25 gene encoding Erv25p (similar to Saccharomyces cerevisiae ERV25 (YML012W); ancestral locus Anc_5.540) has product MQLLRFWLTALVSLAVAVQGLHFDIAASTSPEPFCIRDFVTEGQLVVVDVHSDGSVGDGQKLNLSVRDSVGNEYRRKRDFAGEIRVAFTAPSSTAFDVCFENEAQYRGRSLSRAIELDIESGAEARDWNKISANEKLKPIEVELRKVEEITDEIVDELAYLKNREERLRDTNESTNRRVRNFSIVVIVVLSSLGAWQVNYLKNYFKTKHII; this is encoded by the coding sequence atgcAGTTATTACGGTTTTGGTTGACCGCTTTGGTCTCTTTGGCGGTGGCTGTACAGGGTTTACATTTCGACATTGCAGCATCTACGAGCCCAGAACCATTTTGTATTCGTGATTTCGTCACCGAGGGCCAATTGGTCGTCGTGGACGTCCATTCCGATGGTTCTGTTGGGGATGGGCAAAAGCTGAACCTTTCCGTTCGTGATTCGGTTGGAAACGAGTACCGTAGAAAGAGGGATTTTGCAGGTGAAATCCGCGTTGCCTTTACTGCCCCATCCTCCACAGCATTCGACGTTTGTTTCGAAAACGAGGCCCAGTATCGTGGCCGTTCTTTGAGCAGGGCCATTGAATTGGACATCGAGAGTGGTGCCGAAGCTCGTGATTGGAACAAGATCAGTGCcaatgaaaagttgaagcCCATAGAAGTCGAGTTGCGTAAAGTGGAGGAAATCACGGACGAAATTGTGGACGAGTTGGcctatttgaaaaacagagaagaaagattgaGAGATACTAATGAATCCACGAACAGAAGAGTaagaaacttttcaatCGTGGTCATTGTTGTATTGTCCTCGCTAGGTGCTTGGCAAGTCAATTATCTGAAGAATTacttcaaaacaaaacataTCATTTaa
- the RAD33 gene encoding Rad33p (similar to Saccharomyces cerevisiae RAD33 (YML011C); ancestral locus Anc_5.539): protein MSKTNSVSYERVELFENPKVPGEVEDEILEKFAERSLDHDMTVNELPTFFRDLQLERTIFKMVRNENIVIEGTKVVDFTKLIRCTCQLLILMNNLTVIDDLWSMLIRSCGRDVDFPQVALRDHVLSVKDLQKICNLIGADQSAGTIEMISCATDGKRLFMTYLDFGCVLGKLGYLKM from the coding sequence ATGAGCAAGACCAATAGTGTTAGTTACGAGAGAGTAGAGCTGTTTGAAAATCCGAAAGTCCCCGGCGAAGTGGAAGATGAAATACTAGAGAAGTTTGCGGAACGTAGCCTGGATCATGACATGACAGTTAATGAACTACCGACATTTTTCCGGGATTTACAACTAGAGCGCacgattttcaaaatggttaggaatgaaaacattgttATTGAGGGTACCAAGGTGGTAGATTTCACGAAGTTGATACGGTGTACATGCCAATTATTAATACTAATGAATAATTTAACGGTGATAGATGATCTGTGGTCGATGCTCATTAGAAGCTGCGGCAGAGATGTGGACTTCCCACAAGTAGCGCTGAGAGATCATGTATTAAGTGTGAAAGAtctgcaaaaaatttgcaaTCTCATCGGGGCTGACCAGAGCGCAGGGACCATTGAAATGATTAGTTGTGCCACTGATGGTAAGAGGCTTTTCATGACATATTTGGACTTTGGGTGTGTATTAGGAAAACTCGGATATTTGAAGATGTAA
- the SPT5 gene encoding transcription elongation factor SPT5 (similar to Saccharomyces cerevisiae SPT5 (YML010W); ancestral locus Anc_5.538): protein MSDNSDTNENMQGHDQQVADPVAVQQMTTTNDDNTNSSDAIDNSTATTTTSNGQVENASNAYLSNKVEAEAEAEVQQPESDLEAAAPEQASVSTSVSDDAAATSNPDSSEPSETGKKDEAFDERKRSREEVAKNGDGDNKDDEDNDNDEDDEDEDDDEAPTKRRRQERNRFLDIEAEVSDDEDEDEDEEDSELVREGFITHGDDEDDESGTPDARRDDRLHRQLDQDLNKSSEEDAQRLAKELRERYGRSSSKQYRAAAQDGYVPQRFLLPSVDTATVWGVRCRPGKEKELVRKLLKKKFNLDRAMGKKKLKILSIFQRDNYTGRIYIEAPKQSVIEKFCNGVPDIYISQKLLIPVQELPLLLKPNKSDDVALEEGSYVRIKRGIYKGDLAMVDQISENNLEVMLKIVPRLDYGKFDEIDPTTQQRKSRRPTFAHRVPPQLFNPTMALRLDQANLYKRDDRHFTYKNEDYIDGYLYKSFRIQHVETKSIQPTVEELARFGSKEGAVDLTSVSQSIKKAQAAKVTFQPGDRIEVLNGEQRGSKGIVTRTTKDIATIKLNGFTTPLEFPISTLRKIFEPGDHVTVINGEHQGDAGLVLMVGQGQVTFMSTQTSREVTITANNLSKSIDTTATSSEYALHDIVELSAKNVACIIQAGHDIFKVIDETGKVSTITKGSILSKINTARARVSSVDGNGNEIKIGDTIVEKVGSRREGQVLYIQTQQIFVVSKKIVENAGVFVVNPSNVEAVASKDNMLSNKMDLSRMNPEIVSKMGPPSSKTFQQPMQSRIGREVAIGKTVRIRSAGYKGQLGIVKDVNGDKATVELHSKNKHITIDKHKLTYYNREGGEGITYDELVNRRGRVPQARMGPSYVSAPRNMATGGIAVGGAAASSGLSGGMTPGWSSFDGGKTPAVNAHGGSGGGSVSSWGGASTWGGQGNGGASTWGGAAGSGGGASAWGGQGTGATSTWGGASAWGNKSSWGGASTWASGGESNGATSTWGGTGDKSAYGGASTWGGNNNNKSTRDGGASAWGNQDGGNRSAWNNQGNKSNYGGNSTWGGH, encoded by the coding sequence ATGAGTGACAACTCGGACACAAACGAGAACATGCAGGGCCATGATCAACAGGTTGCTGATCCCGTGGCAGTTCAGCAGATGACCACCACTAACGATGACAATACTAATAGCAGTGACGCTATTGACAATAGCACCGCCACCACAACAACAAGCAACGGACAGGTAGAAAATGCAAGCAACGCCtatctttcaaataaagTAGAGGCAGAAGCAGAAGCAGAAGTACAGCAACCCGAAAGTGATTTAGAGGCAGCTGCTCCAGAGCAGGCGTCTGTCAGCACATCTGTTAGCGATGATGCCGCAGCAACTTCGAATCCAGATTCATCTGAACCAAGTGAAACCGGCAAGAAGGATGAAGCATTcgatgaaagaaagagatcTCGCGAAGAAGTAGCCAAGAATGGCGATGGAGATAACAaggatgatgaagacaacGACAACGATgaggacgatgaagatgaggacgatgatgaagcTCCAACTAAGAGGCGTCGTCAAGAGAGGAATAGATTCTTGGATATTGAGGCTGAAGTTAGtgatgacgaagacgaagatgaagacgaagaggaTTCAGAGTTGGTTCGTGAAGGTTTCATTACTCATGGCGACGATGAGGATGACGAATCAGGCACTCCGGATGCAAGAAGAGACGACAGGCTGCATAGACAACTGGACCAAGATTTGAACAAAAGCTCAGAAGAGGATGCTCAAAGGTTGGCCAAAGAATTAAGGGAACGGTACGGCAGAAGTAGTTCCAAGCAATATCGTGCTGCCGCTCAGGACGGTTACGTCCCACAGAGGTTTCTTCTACCAAGTGTCGATACAGCCACTGTTTGGGGTGTCCGTTGTAGGCCaggcaaagaaaaggaattagTTCgcaaattgttgaaaaagaaattcaatttgGATAGAGCCATgggcaaaaagaaactgaaaatattatctatttttcaaagagatAATTATACAGGAAGAATTTATATTGAAGCTCCCAAACAATCTGTTATTGAGAAATTTTGTAATGGTGTTCCAGATATCTATATTTCTCAAAAACTGTTGATTCCCGTTCAAGAATTACCTCTACTACTAAAACCTAACAAGTCTGATGATGTTGCCTTGGAAGAAGGTAGCTATGTTCGTATTAAGAGGGGTATTTATAAAGGTGATCTAGCCATGGTTGACCAAATTAGTGAAAATAATTTAGAAGTGATGCTGAAGATTGTTCCCCGTTTAGATTACGgtaaatttgatgaaatcgaTCCAACTACTCAACAACGTAAATCTAGAAGACCAACATTTGCTCATAGGGTTCCACCACAATTATTTAATCCAACGATGGCCTTAAGATTAGATCAAGCTAACCTTTACAAAAGAGATGATCGTCATTTTACttacaaaaatgaagattATATTGATGGTTATTTATACAAGTCCTTTAGAATTCAGCATGTGGAAACTAAGAGCATCCAACCAACTGTGGAAGAATTGGCAAGATTCGGCTCCAAAGAAGGTGCTGTAGATCTAACATCAGTCTCGCAATCTATCAAGAAGGCACAAGCTGCAAAGGTCACTTTTCAACCTGGTGATCGTATCGAAGTCTTAAATGGTGAACAACGTGGTTCCAAAGGTATTGTAACAAGAACTACAAAAGATATTGCCACTATTAAATTAAATGGGTTTACCACTCCTTTGGAATTTCCCATTTCCACCTTGAGAAAGATCTTTGAACCTGGTGACCATGTCACTGTCATTAATGGTGAACATCAGGGTGATGCGGGGTTAGTTCTTATGGTAGGGCAAGGCCAAGTGACGTTCATGTCAACTCAAACAAGCAGAGAAGTTACCATTACGGCGAATAATTTATCCAAATCTATTGATACAACAGCTACATCCAGCGAATACGCGTTACATGACATTGTAGAGTTGAGTGCCAAGAACGTCGCATGTATTATCCAGGCTGGTCACGATATCTTCAAGGTAATTGATGAAACTGGTAAAGTGTCGACAATTACCAAAGGTTCTATTTTGAGTAAGATAAATACTGCTCGCGCCCGTGTTTCCAGTGTTGACGGGAATGGCAACGAGATTAAAATTGGTGACACGATAGTGGAAAAAGTGGGTTCACGCAGAGAAGGCCAGGTTTTATACATCCAAACACAACAAATCTTTGTGGTTTCCAAGAAGATCGTGGAAAATGCTGGGGTTTTTGTCGTTAATCCTAGTAATGTTGAAGCTGTAGCATCCAAGGATAATATGCTAAGTAATAAAATGGATTTAAGCAGAATGAATCCTGAAATCGTCTCTAAAATGGGACCCCCATCATCCAAAACATTCCAGCAACCCATGCAATCCAGAATTGGTCGTGAGGTGGCAATTGGTAAAACAGTTAGAATTCGTTCTGCTGGTTATAAAGGACAATTAGGAATTGTGAAAGATGTTAATGGTGATAAAGCTACCGTAGAATTACATTCCAAGAACAAACACATTACAATTGATAAGCATAAACTGACGTATTATAACCGTGAAGGAGGAGAAGGTATCACGTACGATGAATTAGTTAATAGACGTGGGAGAGTTCCGCAGGCCAGAATGGGCCCAAGTTATGTCAGTGCGCCAAGGAATATGGCCACTGGTGGTATAGCTGTGGGAGGTGCTGCTGCCTCATCAGGTCTCAGTGGCGGTATGACACCAGGTTGGAGTTCGTTCGATGGTGGTAAAACTCCGGCCGTAAATGCACACGGTGGCTCAGGTGGTGGTAGTGTCTCCTCGTGGGGCGGTGCATCGACTTGGGGGGGCCAAGGTAATGGTGGTGCGTCCACATGGGGCGGTGCCGCTGGTAGCGGCGGTGGTGCTTCAGCATGGGGCGGCCAAGGTACAGGTGCTACTTCCACCTGGGGTGGTGCTTCAGCATGGGGTAATAAATCAAGTTGGGGCGGTGCTTCTACTTGGGCTTCAGGCGGTGAATCTAACGGTGCCACATCTACCTGGGGTGGTACCGGTGATAAGTCGGCTTATGGCGGGGCCTCCACTTGGGGTggtaacaataacaataagaGTACAAGAGATGGTGGAGCTTCTGCTTGGGGTAATCAAGATGGTGGCAATAGGTCTGCTTGGAATAATCAAGGAAATAAGTCGAACTATGGTGGTAATAGTACATGGGGAGGTCATTAG
- the MRPL39 gene encoding mitochondrial 54S ribosomal protein bL33m (similar to Saccharomyces cerevisiae MRPL39 (YML009C); ancestral locus Anc_5.537), with translation MVKVKSKNSVIKLLSTAASGYSRYISVKKGAPLVTQVRYDPVVKRHVLFKEAKKRKVAERKPLDFLRTAK, from the coding sequence ATGGTAAAAGTCAAGTCCAAGAATAGTGTTATCAAGTTATTATCTACAGCCGCGAGCGGTTATTCTCGTTATATTTCGGTGAAGAAAGGTGCACCTTTAGTTACCCAAGTCAGATATGATCCCGTAGTGAAACGTCATGTGCTCTTCAAAGAAgcgaagaaaaggaaagtggCAGAAAGGAAACCTTTAGATTTTTTACGAACAGCGAAGTGA